A region of the Sphingomonas sp. S2-65 genome:
CAAGCCCGCGCGGCTGACGGTGCCGACGCTCGACTGGGAAGTCCGCGGCTTCAAGGTCGCCGAGGCGCCCGCGGTGCTGGCGCGCAACGGGCGGCTGTTCCTGACCTATTCGGCGAGCGCGACCGATGCGCGCTACTGCCTGGGCATGCTCACCTGCCGCGACGATGCAGACATCATGAACCCCGCCAATTGGACCAAGTCGCCCGAGCCGGTGTTCGTCACCTCCCGGGTGACCAACGTCTATGGGCCCGGGCACAACAGCTTCACCGTCGACGAGCAGGGCCGCGACGTGCTGGTCTATCACGGCCGCGACTATGAGGCGATCAAGGGCGATCCGCTGTTCGACCCGAACCGCCACACCCGCGTGCAGCGGATCTATTACCGCGACGATGGCACGCCCGACTTCGGCATTCCGGTGGGTAACGGGCCCGTGCCCGACCGCTTCAGCCCGGTGAATGCCGGCGGGCAGTTCTTGCGGCATCAGGGTAGCCGCGTGCTGGCCGGCAAGGGCGACATCGCGTCGAGCCAGTTCCGTTCGGTGCCGCGTCCGGGTGGCGCAGTGGTGCTGGTGCCGATCGACGCGCCCGACCGTGCGCTGACCGCCGGCAGCGATGGCGCGGTGTCGTTGGGCCCGGTGGGGCAGGCGACCACCTTCCTTCGCCAGAACGTCGGCAAGGACGAGGTGCGCTTTGCCGCGGCCGGGCGCCGCGGGCAGTATCTGCTGCACCGCGCGGGCACGGTGATGGTCGGCATGCAGGACCGAGCTTGGCCGCCCAGCACCAACTTCCGGGTCAGCTGAGCATGGTGAATCGCCGCGAGATGCTGACCGGCAGCGTTGCCGGAGCCGCGCTCGCGGCGCGCGTGCGACCTGCCGTCGCGCAGCCTGCACCACTGGCACCGACGCCGCCGATGGGGTGGAACAGCTGGAACAGCTTCGCCACCACGATCACCGAGGCGCAGGCGCTGGAAACCGCGGCGATCCAGGCGGCGAGGCTGCTGCCCTCGGGCTACGACATCTTCACCATCGACATCCAATGGTATGAGCCCGAGGCCAAGAGCTACACCTACAATGCCAAGCCGCAGCCGGCGATGGACGGCTATGGCCGGTTGCTGCCCGCTCCGAACCGCTTCCCCTCAGCCGCGG
Encoded here:
- a CDS encoding glycoside hydrolase family 43 protein, coding for MMIDVNRRLFLAGTAGTAVAAQAQATGLAQPGAAAAAPVPVNPLVRNRADAQVFRHTDGWYYLTGSVPEYDRLVLRRSRTIAGLATAPERVLWRHEKSGPMSGFIWAPELHLIDGKWIMYFAAGPSGGGEDVFRIRTYAVVCDGRDPMTGKWRVLGKFQSPFDGFNLDSTSFVHRGVRYFCWAEREPGIETNSNLYLAPMKTPLTLAAKPARLTVPTLDWEVRGFKVAEAPAVLARNGRLFLTYSASATDARYCLGMLTCRDDADIMNPANWTKSPEPVFVTSRVTNVYGPGHNSFTVDEQGRDVLVYHGRDYEAIKGDPLFDPNRHTRVQRIYYRDDGTPDFGIPVGNGPVPDRFSPVNAGGQFLRHQGSRVLAGKGDIASSQFRSVPRPGGAVVLVPIDAPDRALTAGSDGAVSLGPVGQATTFLRQNVGKDEVRFAAAGRRGQYLLHRAGTVMVGMQDRAWPPSTNFRVS